A window of the Hordeum vulgare subsp. vulgare chromosome 5H, MorexV3_pseudomolecules_assembly, whole genome shotgun sequence genome harbors these coding sequences:
- the LOC123395325 gene encoding vacuolar protein sorting-associated protein 25-like, translating into MQRPVDFKLPHFFNYPPYFTLQPVRETREKQVQLWKELILDYCRSQKMYIISLEEDFPLFSNPKIERSLSYEAKEAFLAALVSEGRAEWVDKSHKKCLILWLRIQDWANYIVDFVKENGLEVTTIEDIRSGIETHGTEMSSYVVYKDEVSGVYDDWEECQRQVHHFSGNNYKGYTTRAEAKARYARYLAGERRERRRNHMKISFIAMMLYVMVV; encoded by the exons ATGCAGAGGCCGGTGGATTTCAAGCTCCCCCACTTTTTCAACTACCCGCCCTACTTTAC TTTGCAGCCTGTGAGAGAAACACGTGAAAAGCAAGTGCAGCTATGGAAAGAGCTGATACTTGATTACTGTAGAAGTCAAAAGATGTATATAATCTCCCTGGAAGAAGATTTTCCGTTGTTCTCCAATCCAAAGATTGAGA GATCTCTAAGCTATGAAGCAAAGGAGGCGTTCCTTGCAGCTCTTGTTAGTGAAG GTCGCGCAGAGTGGGTTGACAAAAGTCACAAGAAGTGTCTCATTCTTTGGCTGCGGATTCAAGATTGGGCTAACTACATAGTAGACTTT GTAAAGGAAAATGGGTTGGAAGTGACAACAATTGAGGATATACGCTCTGGAATTGAAACGCATGGGACTG AGATGTCGTCGTATGTTGTGTACAAGGACGAGGTTTCCGGAgtgtacgacgactgggaggagtgtcagaGACAGGTTCATCATTTCAGCGGTAACAATTACAAAGGatacaccactagggcggaggctaaagctagatacgcgcgctatctagcgggagagaggagggagcggaggaggaatcatatgaagatcagtttcatcgcgatgatgctctatgtgatggtagtttag